The genomic DNA TGTGCACATGAGTAAAGTACATtaacactgaaaaaatgttttattcagagCAAGTTCCCCAAATTTTAGCACAAATAAAAAACGTTTTAAAACAGTGAACCCATGGCAGCCTTTTTTGTTGACTTGATGCAGGTGAATCTTAAAAGCAACACTGTGACACATAGACAGATGTGATGCCTCAGTCACTGTTAAAAATCCAAATTAGACAGACACTGCAAACAACTGTACTGATGCCGTCACTGTACATTCATGCGTATCACTGCTCACTTCCCTAAAAAATGCGGCAATTACCGTCAAGGCCACTAGATGTCGACAGTAATgcacaaatcaataaaaacggTTGCAAAGTGTTCAATCCCATACAAAGCATAGTTCACCCtctttattctctctctctctctctctctctctctctctctctctctctctctctctctctctctctctctctctctctctctctctctctatatatatatatatatatatatatatatatatatgctttttTGCCTTTCCTGAGTAATATTGATCTTCATTATGAAGTTGTCAGTTCTTCATCAAGCATCGTTGTTTTCAGTGTTCGGTCATCATAACTGCCTCTTTCGGTCTCTGAAGTTCAGATTGGGTCCATAAAGGGGCTTTTCCTGCTGCTAACACATAGTAAGATAATGGCATTTTGTTCAGCTCCATTCTCTCATTTTGACTCAAAATGGATTAATGCAAATTGAATAACCTCTGCATTAACTTAGCCGGGCTTAATATGGTAATTCTTCATTCCTGTGCTGTGCTTTgctctctgtctcactctctctttctgctgcCCCTATAAATTCATGCCgccttctcttttctttcagttcTGTCAGTGGCCCTCAATCACCCAGTGGCCTCCACAGCACTGATCTCTCCCACATCCCTCAGTCCCTCTGCAACTATAACTCGGCccttccaccaccaccaccaccaccatctctCTAATAAGGGAGTGTAGCTGAAACACATGCAAATGAGCAGTCAGCCAGCTGGTATCACAGCAGTCATGTGATCTATCAAGGTAGGAGGTTAGGGGGTGAAGGAGACatgaagagaggagaggggtgGGGGTACTCAGGATGGAAGAGGGAGGGATCCATGGAGATGAGAGGGGGAGATGGACGGGTTCAAAGACTGGAGACACACAGGCATCTCTCTGCGAGCTCTTTGCTAGATGTAAGAATAATCCCATCAGTCCCTTCTCCCTTTGTCCATCTGCTCTTGGTACTGTTTCAGCCTCGCTCACCTTTCATTTCAGTATCCATCTCTCCTTCAAGGACAGCATACCTGAAATGTCACTCATGCGACACATGACAGGAAAAGCACATCAGCACATCTCTGTCagtctttatgtgtgtgtgtgtgtgtgtgtgtgtgtgtgtgtgtgtgtgtgtgtgtgtgtgtgtgtgtgtgtgtgtgtacatgtgtgcgtgtgtgcgtgtgtgtgtcaaaaCCATGTACTTCACCCACCACTGGGTGACAAGCCCCTGCAGCAGTCAAGGCACACTGCAGACACACTTcatgaatgcatgtgtgtgtgtgtgcgagagaGATCCGTCTTTGCCTCAGTGTAGCACCCATTCCAGCAGATTCTGCTGGCAGAAGATCTGGTTTACGCTGCCAACAGCAACCACCCTTATCCATTCGTgcttcttccctcctcctcctttccccTGGCTGCGTTctgagggagagaaggagagcCCTATAGCTCAACTCATTctttatgtgcatgtgtgttgttgGTGATTAGagcattttgttagtttgtgagTGAATGCAACAGCCCCGCATGTGCGCACGTAGGCCTTTGATTGCAAATTCCATCAGAGAAACTTAGACATCGAGCAGAGTTTGATGCTGGaatgttgaaaaatgcatttattgacACTGACTTACAAATTTCTACATGCAAAATGAATTTACATCAGAAAAGTGAACAATAACATACACATAGATTCCAGTGGTCATCacacatgaataaatatttaaatttccatcattcctttattttttttggcttatAAACTGGTTCCTCTGCATGTCAAttgcatttgttcattttggctCAGCCCGGTTCCTGCAGAGGGGATGTACCGTGCCATGGCGACATCAGTCACCTGTTACCTGTCAAAAAAGATTCATACAGAGAAAAGACATTCAGAGACTGCATTCGTTTGTGGGTGCcaatgtgcgtgtgtgtgttttcatagtGAGATGGCAGTGTACCTCTCGGGCCAAACATCTTGAGATAGCAGTGTGAGCAATATGGCTTCTCATCATACTGAAACACAATCAGCAGCACACATTTACTGCACTGTCTTACTCATTCAGTAActcatgttttctccattttgctCACATATTGTCTCATTCACTCTCCCATATACCTCAGCATGTTGTCCAGctgtgagctgtctgttgcaTTTCTGGCACTTCAGACACAGAGGATGGTAGTCCCTCCCTAAGGACCTCTTCTTCTCACCTGCACCAAAGAAAGATATGTTAATGAGAGACAGAGTGACATGTTTTTATGAAGCTGAAAAGTCAGAGCGATTTTGCATCTGCACACATACATGCtctatttcatttaatttattaaaaattcagGTGTCTGGTTGAGAACACACAGACTGTTACCCTCATCAGCACTAATATAGGCCAGAGATTGAAACATTGGAGGAAAGAGGCTTAATTAATTAGTTATCTAATTAATACCTttaaactgtgttgtttttggaagtattgaattattttcagtggttttacagtttttgaactgttgttgttttttttcttttttgtaacctacattttctgccagattttttccccacagattcttccttttttttattattaacaattacatttttaaaaatgtattacatttttatttttatttttttatttatttaaaaaaaatacagaaagttcAGCTGTTTGGTACATAATATACAGACTCTTATCACCACaaatagaactgctaatgttgtAAGAAAAGAGcattaatcaataaaaaaagaaaaaattactgttattttacatatttttttctgtttggtcaaattacaggtaataactattaaattcacagaaaaaaaacgtATTCATTTGCATGTTAACCCTAAAATAACAGATCAAATCTGCCATAATGTCAAGATCAAAAATTGATAGTTATacaaaatggtaatttgttcttttacaacatacTAAAATGTTACACAttcatttttgctgtatttaaataagaaaaaatataattgtTTTATAGATATTATATGTTATTTGCAAGAACAAAATACATAAAGGATGATCTTAAATGGTTTATAAATTTACCCTGTTTTGTTATATTATATCTTGGAAATCTTATAAAatcatatatatacactaccagtcaaaagtgtgGACACACCCTCtgattcaatggtttttatttcattattttgtacattgtagattaatactgaagacaccaaaactataaaataaaacacatggaattatgctgtaaacaaaaaagggtTAATCTTCAGTActaatttacaatgtgcaaaataatacaaataaataaaaaccactgaatgaggtgtgtatatatatatatatatatatatatatatatatatatatatatatatatatatatatatatatatatatatatatatatatatatatatatatatatggccaGAACCATTACTAATGTCCTCATCATCAAATTAATTCTTTAACAATGtatgaccataaaatgacagtttgacCGCATTTCAAtcagatatttgtttttattttcaccaGTTTaacacgtttttgttttttattgatatttctttttgttttatacaTTGTTCACTTACATACAACTATATTTAATTTAGATTGATTTAATTTACAGGACATTCAGGTGTCTGGTTGAGAAAACACAGACTGTTCCCCTCATCAGCACAAATAGGCCAGAGACTGCCATGCTGGAAGGAAAAGAGGTAAGTAGGCCAGGTCACATCTGAGAATTTGAAACTTGCagcaaaactacaacaaaactCATTGGTTTGAGCACTGTTGTGTATCTAATAATGAGTTCTGAGTGTGATAGAGGAGAAAGAGGGTAAAGAGGAAACCCAGAGAGCAGCATGCAAGCTCGTTTGGTGAGACCCACATCCTGTTGTTATcatggatatgtgtgtgtgtgtgtgtgtgtgtgtgtgtgtgtgtgtgtgtgtgtgtgtgcgtgtgcgtgtgcgtgtgcgtgtgtgtgtgtgtgtgtgtgtgtgtgtttgtgtatttgaaagagatgcagaaaccagacagagaaaaaaagagtaaaatgcattttctcctCCAAAACGGACAATagataataattattaatttcaCCACAAAATGGGCATAATTGCTCTTTTTCAAAGCAGATCTTACAAATTTGCAGCAGGGAAAGTACACGTGTAGCTTGTAACGTTAACAATCCATTTAGGTGGGTTTGTGGGCCAGCATGCATAATGTTAATCACACTGACTGGAGCGTCCACATGCAGTGCAGCCATTGTCTATGATATAGGTTGCACAAATATATACGAattaatgctatttttttttgtttctttctcacATACTTTTTGTCCTAAGTTCCATGGTAGTGACAAAAAGTATgtgagaaagaaacaaaaaaaaagtaactatttactcttaaaaaaaaaactgaaagaaaaacagaactacaaacagaaaatgtcacacaGATAGGAGAAGACAGACATATCGAGTAAAAAATTAAAGACTTACCAAAGTAGACAGGCTTCCCACAGATTGGACAGTACCCTACCATGATAGTATAGAATTATTTACTATACAGCGTATATGTGGTTGCACCAgcgtggggaaaaaaaacatatgccACACTGAAGCATGTGCATATGAGTGTGAAACGAAAATTGACAGGAAAACCGTTAAACTACAGATATGTCAGCATCTTGTGAAGTCAGAACCAGGATGTGGTGAGCAAGACGTCACAGGAAGAGAGTCAAGTTTGAGATTTGAGAACTAAATACAGTCATCggtggaaaagagagagagagagagatggagaggcaGCATCTTCAATCATGTCTTCTATACATGATAACAGATTTAAAGCCATGTGAATAGTTATCATTTTACAGTTAGTTGTGTATCGTCGCACACTTGCTTCGGCTGTGACACTGTaaagagtgaaagaaagaaGGGTGAGGAGGGAAGGAACAAAAAACAGCTGTCAGCAGCTCAGATTCCCTGCTATCTTCTCCCCTTTCCTGCTCTTTTCACCCTCTTTTCTAgattaaaaacaagaagttGAGCTTCTGAATTGAAAAGGGAAACCTGACACTTGtgcctttcttttcttctttctgtctgtcctttctctctctctctttcgcTGTCACATAttcgcacacatgcacacctccTGACTCACATGGATGCACACTATACACCCATTTATGCGCACAGCAGAAAAAAGGGCTGCACTTCTCCTCAATGACATCACATAAAGAGAGGCTGCAGCCAAAGACCAGAGGGAGCGGCAAAGGGTGAGGCCGCCGTTGGTGGAGGGGACAGATGGGGGTGGAGGCAGTTATCCCCTCGGGATAGGTGATGGAAGCAGACTTGGGGAGGGACGCGGGAGGGAGGGCGGGGGTGAGGAGAGATGAGCGAGACAAGGTTGGAGACAGTAGCCGGCCTCAGCTCAGCGGAGACAAAGAAGATGAACTCTGATGAACTTGAGGACTGAATAAGGCTGCTGAAGTCACTGTGGAAGACAGGGAAGTGTCTATGTGGCTGGATCCCTATCTCTGTCAGAGGGACTTATGAATTAGTGAAACAGGCACAcaacagcaggaagaatatACTGGTGGAAGTGGATGCAGTACTTCAATAAAAGTAATAGGTCACAAAAGTAAAAGGTTATTATCTAAAcatccctaaaatatcaaaaataatcattatgAGAGTCTACCATTGTCAGTGGTATATTATTTTGGGCTGCGATTACAGATGCATTACTCCAGACCTATGCAGCATTTTATGTTGTATCCGTTTCGTTGTTTCCAAAACTTTAAGGGAAACTCCACCAATATGCACatgaaatctgtttaaaatgtctAGAGAGATACTACTGCATGTGGGCAAATCTTTTTGGAGCTACAGAGGGGAGTTATGCTAAATCTGCTCAGTTATCTCAAGtggtttgaaaataaaaataatcatggGATATGAAGTTATAAAGAAATGCACCTGCAAGACATCTGTAGCCCACTTTTTGTCTCTGCTCCAGGCTATATACATTAGTTGCAACACACCCATAAAACACACCCAAATctttgattaaaatgttgaCCATCAagctgcattgtgggtaattTGCACCAAATTTGTAGCTGTTATTAAAAATTTTACACCCAAACCTGACCATGTTATAAGAGAGCCATACAAAATTTGGGAAGCattctttaaaatgtattggattatacatatttatatgaaTGTGGTAAGAGTTTGAACAACTTTTAGATAATGTGGAAGAAGAACTGACATATCTAAGGACAAGGTTTGATTTCAACAACCCATCTCTGCTGAGCTGTCTTAAGTgagtttaaatataaaaataatcagGGGGTACAAAGATAGAAAGAAGGGTGAAGACTTCTGTAGCCCACTCTTCAATTCGGTTCAAGGCGACATATATTAGCTAAGGCTAACACACCCATATCTCCCAGTGAAATGTTACCAATCAagctgcattgtgggtaatgatGTGTTGATTGTACTGCTTTGTTATTAGAATGAGCCTGGCAATGTTACAGGACTGAAATACTTTTAAAACTTTATATGTACATGGTAATAATTTGAGACAATTTTCAGATAATGTGGAAAGAGAACTGACATGACTAAGGAGTTAAACTATCTCTGAGTTTAGATAGAATTAAATTCATCAGTGACAAATTCACAAAGCAAGCTTGATGATGAGTTAAACCTGAAATTAAATGTGAgtggttataaataataaatgatgcTGGGGATCACATATATTATACAAAACAAAGCATGTAAGTCACATCAAAGCAAAGATGTCAAAGTCTgctggaaaataaaattaaggaCTTGTTAAGTTAAATTTTAGTAGCCACTTTATTTGGTTGatttaaatctatatttttacaaatggttattggttgttttacagtgttggacagaaaaattacacaatattttactctatttaaatcagaaaaaatatattttatagatATCTGCCAGtatttgaaggaaaaattatgcatattaagaattgaaaaattgacaaaattttACCTGTTACTCTAGAGTTtagcttttcattttgtttattgtagtgattcattcttttacagtgactgaccataaaattacacagtgtgactgcatttaaatcagctgaaaacaTTAATACTTTACTAatgtttactgttattttcagtggttttgcagttttttgttactaaatgtaatgtttttatgtatttttctgtaattcttgctgttctattgttttttttttttttaaactacatgtTTATCATTCATCGGTCAGACTTGAAAGGGGTTTTGCACAAAACTCCAATATAGCCTACTCACCTaagctttttgtgatttttgcttCTGTGACTTATGCCCGTATGACAGTATCAGCAAAACTAGTAACATTTAgtaatattttttacttgaaaatatattattacaACGACCGTCTGGCATTACTATGATAGACAGATTTGTAAAATTGTGTCAGATGTTACATGATACAGTTGTGTCAAATAGGAATTGTTTTGTAAAAGAGTTTAAATTGAATACAACTACTGTTTTGTAGTTTAATCTAAAGCAAATTAGCATATAATTAAAACCATTAGTCTACTTTCTAACTTTAGATGCCAGATACATGCAGTGGAATAAAAATGTCTAATCTTTTCAAGGAAACTTCAAACGGATGTACAACAAATTTAGACTTAGTACTGTGTTTGAGTAAATAACTTGGTTACATTCCACCAGTaagaaaatgcacacacatacagccaCCTATGTGATGATTTAAGGTATATTTTTCCAGTTCTTAGACAATCACAAATACATCTGCATATCATTTTTGTACCTGATGAACTTCAGAAGGCCATGAAATATATGAAGTACTTCACCATTTGCATATTTGCCAGCATCCCTCTCCTGTGTGTCATGCTTAGCAGAGGGATGGAATACCAAGTAGCTATTTCATCTGACCAGCCTTCCCTACAGGATAACCTATCATGTCTTTCCATCAGCATTCATTGTGTGTGGACAGCGCTGGGAGAGTTACATCCTGAATCAGAGGCCTATACGCATGCACAGCTTACAGTCATTTTTGATGCAAATGATGATGTCGTGATTTTAATAGAGAGCAGATATTGaatatgcacagaaaaaaaagagctgagAGTGGCGTCATTAGAGCGAGAAGCAGTAGCCCTGAGGAGAAGAAGGGCAGATTTCCACAGGTTGGAAAGAAAAAGGTCGaaagaaaatgaacatgaaTTGTGGGAAGAGGGGATAAAAATTAAAGAGAGAAAGGGGAGTGGAGCACTGAGAAACAGAGGCGATGTAATTGtgaaatggagagagagaaaggaaacgagaggagagaggagagggggcgTTAAAACCACATATCCCAGTGGATCTTTTGGTAAGGCCGCGTTGAGAAAACTGCCAAAACTCTTAACAGACACATTCCCGCTCTGGCACGCACATATGCACGGTTCACTTCTGCCAAGTCATATGAGATACACCAACACAAACTGGATGGAGGGATATGGGAATATGTATGAACTAGAAGGATTTAAAGTAACATTCAGTGAGTGGTGGAAAGAGCTTGGGAGGACAGAGCAGAGAAACACTGGCTCCTCTCCTCCGTGTCCTCTGGTGGGCTGGATCTTGCCGAGGCCAAACCCTCCGACGCCGGCTTTGAGAATAgtatgtggtggtggtggggggaggaggtggaggggacACAGGAAGAGGCTCAGGAAAGAAAACGGCTGGAAGGATTCCTTCTTCCCACACATAAATGCGGTCTTGATCACATGTGCGTACACatgaacgcacacacacacacacacacacacacagagcccccccccaaaaaagcaacatttgGAAGGATTCCTTTTCCCCACTCACTCACACACCCACCAGTCATCACGTTTCAGCTCTTGGcatcctcctttctcctccgaGCCCAGACTATGACATGGCTTTAGGGTTGCATCTCAGCTGCATACACACAGTCAGCCTCACAGCACAAAACatatggcaagaaaaaaaatcaagcagcaTTTCAAACATTTGACAGAAGAAGATAACCAAAGGACCACATGGTGATTTGGCCGTACCTGTTTgggagaaacttttttttttctccgctGATAATTTTACCATTCATGTAAAAACACTAGTCGTCAGAATGAAATTTTCTTTGATAATCACTAGTTTGTTAAAGCAAGACAAACAGCTCAGACATTTCTAAACAAGCCAGAACTAATTCTCccacatgtctgctgctgctagCCGTTCTGGTGCTTCTTTGGCACACTCGGACGAATATTTTGGTGAGTTAAACACTGTGGTGTGGCGAGCCATTTTTAGGGGTGTGTTTTTCACAAATATCCCCCTCTGTGACGGCCTTCGTGGAGTCAGACCATCTAATGGCTATAATCCTCTACTTAGGGTATCAGCGGATGGAAAAGTCAGGAAAATAAGTCCTTGTTTTTCACTATTAATCTGGCAAAGCCCATAAGTCCCCCCTCATGCCTCAATGTAGTGATATGATTATGGAATGGCGACTATTACTACATGATTAGTAGCTGTGAGTGGCTGGGTCAGTCAGATTGCATTATGGGATATTCGGTTGTTTTGTAAGGTCTTAGGAAAAGCCACTGGAgggatattttttgtttatttgtgcatctgtgtgtgcacCAATAGTACATTTAACAGGTGTCAGTGTTGCTCTGGGTTTTAATTCTCCCTAGGGTTGATATAAAAAGCTCCAAATCTCCAATGCGGCTCCTGAAATAccataaacacaacaaacacgtATCAAAAACTGAACTTAGCACAGCATGATGCACAGTACAAAAAAGGCTGCTGTGATGCCATTAATGTCAAGAACTGCGaaacaaaatacagcaaatcCAGTAAATGACAAGTTTGAGAtttttaaggacatttttaacaacGCTAGTGACAAGTTGATCAGTTGATTGGTTAGTCTGTCATTTTGGTCCAGACTAAAATATCACAACAAAGGTCAGATAGTttgttatgaggttttattcaAACATTCACAGTCTCCAGAAGACAGTGATAATGCCTTTCGTGGCTCCTTGACTATTTCTGTAGTGCCACCATAGCTTTACTGAAATATTGTATATTGACTCTTGGATGGATTGCTGTGAAATGTGTTACTTTTCATCTAAATTTTCGCTTATTTATTGAAATAACTCAATGTTTACCAGGTGAGTCGGCACAATTTTTGCTACTAACATTTATGCTCCTCTCAGAATGAATTGCAATAATCTGAATCCATGTGGCTTTCCAGGAACCtcacattttttcactttttggtgATCTGAAATGACAGATACAATATTTACAAAGCCCttgattttgcttgtttttattgttattccTAACAATAGTAACatgaatataaaaacaacaaataaacaaatgaaaaatagttGCTACTGTCTGCTTTCAGCACCATTGAGGGTTAAGCTTGttctcctgttttgttttacagttgttGGGATGAAAACAGCCTTTTCTGATTTTTGAGATAAAGCGAGTTTATTAAATTGTGCCACCAAGCTTCGATGGCTGATGGAAAACAAGCATGGACACTGGTATCTTTGTTCAACTGAAGCAGTGATAAACTGCCCTCATGCCTGAATAATACATCAATAAATGCCAAAAATTTACAGATGATCAATGGGGAagatacagaaaaatagaaatgtgttgaaaaaaatagtaaCAATATTTTGGAGACCCTCCCACAGTTTTACAAAGCAGTGTTTTCAGGGGAGCACATGTCTTACTTTTTTAGACTTAGACTTagataactttattaatccctggagGAAAACTTAATTTTCCTGGTCCTGATCTGAAATGTTCTCTAGTCCCATAAGCACAACCAGGCAGAATTTCAATGTGTCCCGGACCGTAGTACTTggccaaatacctgcaaaagtATACCACCATCCCCATCAAACTCAGCTGTActctgtatttaatgtttacactcaacagagctgctagcatggctcATGTTTTAACAGAGCATACAGAAAGATATTTCCAAGCTATGATATCATCTGACAGTATACTTTTTTAGTAACACTTGGAGCATTAAAGTcatagaatttattttaaattctaaacaaGACTAAACAATACTAAACACATCATCCAGATTTTGAGgaaaatgcatgtaaaatagCACACATGCCATATAAGATCAAATCtgaatttccattttatttcatgaaaaataGGTCcaatgtgggtttaaatggttACTAACAAATCATCCTATAGCTTACAGATACAAAATATCTATGATAACGTCAGACCACGTGGAATACACCAATTATACAACTTCAAAGCTACTTGTGAGGAAACATAAGAGGAAACTGTATATTAGAGGGTGATGTATCACTATACAAACCTCTACAGTTAAGTGAGTAACTGAGTCACAGACTGTATGCACTATTCAGTCGATGGCTCAGCTCTCAAGGTCCCACCTATTGTTTAGATCTGCTTGGGGAAACAGAAAGGCAGGCAGAAGGAAAGAACCTAATGTGTTGCTTCTTGCCTGTACATTCTTGGCATAGCTTGTTGcccttttcattttttgactgtgattttttttctccttttgcttTAATAGTGAAGCCAAGGGTCCACAGCCAGCCAAGTCCCACCGCTCCAGTCTGGCTAAGCCACAGAAAGCTTGGCCTCCTCtactctctcctctctctctctctctctctctctctctctctctctctctcttcctcattCTCCATGTATGACTACAGTATGCACCCATTTTCTCTTTGTATGTTTCTCTATGTCtctcttgtttgtcatttttctttctgttgtattttttttttcttgtgtgtgttttggtggtATTGGTCAATCTGcctcttttgtctcattttctcatcttgttctcttctacacacacacacacgcacgcacgcacgcacgcacgcacgcacgcacgcacgcacgcacgcacgcacgcacacacacacacacacacacacacacacacacacacacgaacacaccaCCCTCTCTATTTCCCTGCCTGACAGTCTGTCACAGCCAGCGGACTGGTTTAGCAGGCGGAGTTCAGCTGGGCTCCACAAACACATGGCACTCAATCTGCCTTCTTGTGTGTGCTGGAAtggtattttctttttctatgcTGTCAAAGCTTTCTATTTAATcctcttttaattttaaagacatttaaacaAATGGCTGACACAGATATCCAACTGTACTGTAAATGGCCATATGCGTATTTTTTTGTGAACTTTCTTGCGTTTCAAACACTTGGCTTGTTTGAAATGGTAACATATAGCCTTCAGGAACATATTGCATAATGCTTAGGTAGGGCTGGAAGTTTTAAAGCGATGACACATCATCTAAAATTCATCGGCTCCTGGGAAGACACTCTTTTTTCAACTCAGTAAATGTTAGTTTGGATGTATTCAGAAGAAACTGTGTTGGCAATTTGCTTCCCTGTGTTTCTCTACTATAGATCAAGAACCCCTTGTGCGTGCTAAAAAATTGTCAAACAAAGCCTGCCTCCACTTCTGCTGCACCCATTTCTATATGATCAGCGCCAATCATTCCGCCACTCAGACAGAAATCTAATTAGACCAGaatatcaacattaaaacacataactgggccccctccctcctctctctctcctctctctctttgtttctctgctcTTCCCTACAGCTGGCAAGAGTATGGTTTGTGGCTGCCCCTCCCCCAGCGTTTGAACAAGCCAAT from Amphiprion ocellaris isolate individual 3 ecotype Okinawa chromosome 4, ASM2253959v1, whole genome shotgun sequence includes the following:
- the zgc:195282 gene encoding cysteine-rich protein 1, whose product is MVGYCPICGKPVYFGEKKRSLGRDYHPLCLKCQKCNRQLTAGQHAEYDEKPYCSHCYLKMFGPRGNR